From the genome of Pelosinus fermentans DSM 17108:
GCTTCATAATTAACCTTTATCTGTACCGCTTGACGCACCAGAGGATAAAGCCACATACGAGGTTTGGTAGGCATAGCAAAAACCAGCATTAGAATAAAGAGCAGTCCAGCAACCATTATAAAGGTATTCACTTCGCCTATTAGTACTTTACGCATAAGGCACCCTCCTCTCCTTCTAAGAGTTACAGGTGCTCATTATAGCATAGGCACAAAATAGTTTCTATCGGTATTTTATGTAAACTAGCTTACAATTTCAATCCCTTTACTGGTTCCGATCCGCGTGGCTCCAGCAGCAATCATAGCTGCGGCCTCTTCAAAACTACGAATCCCACCTGATGCTTTAATACCAATTCGATCTCCGATAATGGACTTAAATAACCTGATATCTGCAATAGTGGCACCGCCTCCTGCAAATCCTGTAGATGTTTTAATAAACTGAGCGCCGCTTTCCAAAACAATACGGCAAACCCGTTCCTTTTCTTCCTCTGCTAGCAGCCCGGTTTCTACAATGACCTTAACAATACGTCCTTGCCCTTCTGCTATGACCTGTTGAATATCATACAGTACAGCCTCCCAGAGACCTAATTTGGCGGCACCAATATTAATCACCATATCTAATTCATCAGCACCATGCAAAACAGCTTGTTTAGCTTCAAAAGCCTTGACGATAGACAAATTTGATCCCAAGGGAAAACCAATAACTGTAGCCACCTTCACACCCGTACCCGCTAATAAACTGACCGCCAGATCTACATAACATGGATTAATACATACAGCAGCAAATTTATATTCTGCCGCTTCTTTACATAAGCAACGAATATCATGAGGCGTTGCATCTGGTTTTAAAAGCGTATGATCAATATAGGTATTCAATTTCAATTCTCCTTTATATGTGAATATGATTCTCTCATAATTTATACATATTTCGCATTACATCATCAAATACCTTTAAGCTGAAAATCATTTCAATATAATATAAAAAAAGACTCAGCTTTCGCCAAGTCTTTACTATTTTTGCAAATTAGGATTTAATTGCTATTTTTTCGTTGACAAGCAGGGCAGATTCCATGAAAATAAAACTGTTGTCCCATAATCTGATATTTAGTACCTCGAGAGACTTCACTGACGAATGCATCAATATTAATATCAGGAACATCTTCGACTTGGCCGCATTCCGTGCATCTCACATGAGGATGATTCGTCATAACAGCATCATAACGAAAACTATCTTCACCTGCATTTAATACTTGCACTAAACCGATTTCTTTAAGAATTTCCATCGTTTTATATACAGTAGCTAAGCTCATCGTTGGGTACATCGCCTGCAGTTCATTAAAAATCATCTCTGCATTAGGGTGAGACCGTGTAGAAGATAACATATTATAGATAGCCAACCGTTGAGGGGTAACCTTAAATCCTTTATCTCTCAGCAAAGACGTGATACAGACTTCCATATATTCACCACCAATTCCAATTTATTTTTTATAGAAAACGATTATCGAGTAGTTCTATCTCTATTTTAATATATATTAAAAACTGTTGTCAAGGAAAATCTCTATCGTAAATGGAAGAGCCTCTGGGATACTTCCCAGAGG
Proteins encoded in this window:
- the deoC gene encoding deoxyribose-phosphate aldolase, yielding MNTYIDHTLLKPDATPHDIRCLCKEAAEYKFAAVCINPCYVDLAVSLLAGTGVKVATVIGFPLGSNLSIVKAFEAKQAVLHGADELDMVINIGAAKLGLWEAVLYDIQQVIAEGQGRIVKVIVETGLLAEEEKERVCRIVLESGAQFIKTSTGFAGGGATIADIRLFKSIIGDRIGIKASGGIRSFEEAAAMIAAGATRIGTSKGIEIVS
- a CDS encoding Fur family transcriptional regulator, with protein sequence MEVCITSLLRDKGFKVTPQRLAIYNMLSSTRSHPNAEMIFNELQAMYPTMSLATVYKTMEILKEIGLVQVLNAGEDSFRYDAVMTNHPHVRCTECGQVEDVPDINIDAFVSEVSRGTKYQIMGQQFYFHGICPACQRKNSN